A DNA window from Aureibaculum sp. 2308TA14-22 contains the following coding sequences:
- a CDS encoding Gfo/Idh/MocA family oxidoreductase, whose translation MKTSRRKFLASISLLAVSSAVPLHAFKFGSKKLKIVLIGTGIRGITFWGKRLVDEYSDILEFVGLCDINPSRLEYGRKYIGTNCPTFTNFEKMVKTTKPDLVIVTTKDSTHDEFIVKGLKMGCDVLTEKPLTIDEFKCQSIIDAEKKSNKNLIVGFNYRWSPYATKIKELLSGNSIGKLVSVDFHWYLNTYHGASYFRRWHGQMNSGGSLWVHKATHHFDLLNWWINSEPKEVFAYGDLEFYGKNGPFRGKNCRSCEHKTDCDFYWDINKDQFSKKLYVDHEHEDGYIRDNCLFREEIDIYDKMSAQVKYMDNTILNYSLTTYSPFEGWRVSFNGTKGRIEAWQDIPYYENKTLSEAEKHAKEMQQTNDDEKYFEPVIVHKLWEKHKTVEVGMERSGHGGGDKRLQNKIFKDNGVKDEFGRTAGLRDGAMSILIGIGARRSIEQGKPIKIEDLTTLKPKTVRS comes from the coding sequence ATGAAGACTTCAAGACGTAAATTTTTAGCATCTATAAGTTTATTAGCAGTTAGTAGTGCCGTTCCTTTACATGCTTTTAAATTTGGCTCAAAAAAATTGAAAATAGTGCTAATAGGAACGGGTATTAGAGGAATTACTTTTTGGGGCAAACGATTGGTTGATGAATACTCTGATATCTTAGAATTTGTTGGACTTTGTGATATTAATCCAAGTCGTTTAGAATATGGTAGAAAATACATTGGTACTAATTGCCCTACTTTTACCAATTTTGAAAAAATGGTAAAAACTACAAAACCAGATTTGGTTATTGTAACTACCAAAGATTCTACTCACGATGAATTTATTGTAAAAGGTTTGAAAATGGGTTGCGACGTGTTAACGGAAAAGCCTTTAACGATTGATGAATTTAAATGCCAATCTATTATTGATGCAGAGAAAAAATCTAATAAAAATTTAATTGTTGGCTTTAATTATAGATGGAGCCCTTATGCGACTAAAATTAAAGAATTATTGTCTGGTAATTCTATCGGAAAATTAGTTTCCGTTGATTTTCATTGGTATTTAAACACGTATCACGGTGCTTCTTATTTTAGAAGGTGGCACGGACAGATGAATAGTGGAGGGTCACTTTGGGTGCATAAAGCTACGCATCATTTTGATTTGCTCAATTGGTGGATAAATTCCGAACCCAAAGAGGTATTTGCTTATGGCGATTTAGAATTTTATGGTAAGAACGGACCTTTTAGAGGAAAGAATTGTAGAAGTTGTGAGCATAAAACAGATTGTGATTTTTATTGGGATATTAATAAAGACCAGTTTTCAAAAAAATTGTATGTAGATCATGAGCATGAAGATGGTTACATCCGGGACAACTGTTTATTCCGTGAAGAAATTGATATTTACGATAAAATGTCCGCTCAGGTTAAATACATGGACAATACAATATTAAATTATTCTTTGACCACTTATTCTCCTTTTGAAGGATGGCGTGTGTCATTTAATGGTACAAAAGGTCGGATTGAAGCTTGGCAAGATATTCCTTATTATGAAAATAAAACCTTGAGCGAAGCTGAAAAACATGCCAAGGAGATGCAACAAACTAATGATGATGAAAAGTATTTTGAACCCGTTATTGTTCATAAGCTTTGGGAAAAGCATAAGACAGTTGAAGTCGGTATGGAGAGAAGTGGGCATGGTGGTGGAGATAAACGTTTACAAAATAAAATTTTTAAGGATAATGGAGTTAAAGATGAATTTGGTAGAACCGCTGGTCTCCGAGATGGAGCAATGTCTATACTCATAGGTATTGGTGCCAGACGTAGTATTGAGCAAGGAAAGCCTATAAAAATTGAAGATTTAACTACGTTAAAACCCAAAACTGTAAGGTCATAA
- a CDS encoding M28 family metallopeptidase, with amino-acid sequence MKAISFFILLFITFTVSAQSDISKKLAEIATATSAERIEKDIKTLVNFGTRHTLSDTVSKTRGIGAARRWIKSEFDVISKNCNNCLEVSYQRNLVPKNNRRIVKDVEIVNVLAVQRGTKYPNSYVIMSGDIDSRVSDANNFTSDSPGANDNASGMAGTIEAARVLSNYKFPISIIYAGLSGEEQGLYGGQHMAKVAKEKGWDIIGVINNDMIGNIKGIDGVIDNSTFRVFSEAISMETTDRQRAAMRYYGGEVDGPSRQLARYIDKLTDDYMTNLDAIMIYRLDRFGRGGHHRPFNDAGFTGVRIMETHENYNEQHQDIRTENGIKYGDVIESVNFDYAAKLTAVNALTLASLASAPLAPKNVKIGGAVKPSTRLQWDAVEDDNLQGYKVYWRDTTSPQWQYSRFVGKTNDYTLKNIVIDNYLFGVASVGKNGAESLVQFPNKLIGRD; translated from the coding sequence ATGAAAGCAATTTCCTTTTTTATTCTACTATTTATTACATTCACAGTTTCCGCCCAATCCGACATTTCAAAAAAACTTGCTGAAATAGCCACAGCAACTTCTGCTGAACGTATTGAAAAAGACATTAAAACGCTAGTCAATTTTGGTACCCGCCACACTTTGTCTGATACCGTTTCCAAAACCCGTGGTATTGGAGCGGCACGACGTTGGATAAAATCGGAGTTTGATGTCATTTCTAAAAATTGTAATAACTGTTTGGAGGTCAGCTATCAACGGAATTTAGTACCGAAAAACAATCGTAGAATCGTTAAAGACGTGGAAATCGTAAATGTCCTTGCGGTACAACGTGGTACAAAATACCCAAATAGTTATGTAATTATGTCGGGAGATATAGATTCCCGCGTTTCTGATGCCAATAATTTTACTTCTGATAGCCCTGGAGCTAATGATAATGCTTCGGGTATGGCCGGAACCATTGAAGCCGCAAGGGTATTGAGCAACTATAAATTTCCGATTTCTATTATTTATGCAGGACTTTCCGGTGAGGAGCAAGGTCTGTATGGTGGGCAGCACATGGCAAAAGTTGCTAAAGAAAAAGGTTGGGATATTATTGGGGTTATTAATAACGATATGATTGGAAATATAAAGGGAATTGATGGCGTAATTGATAACAGTACGTTTCGGGTTTTTTCGGAGGCAATTTCTATGGAGACAACGGATAGACAAAGAGCTGCCATGCGTTATTATGGGGGAGAAGTTGATGGTCCATCACGACAGTTGGCACGGTACATTGATAAACTTACCGATGATTATATGACCAATTTGGATGCTATTATGATTTACAGATTAGATAGATTTGGTAGAGGTGGGCATCATAGACCTTTTAACGATGCTGGATTTACTGGTGTTCGTATTATGGAAACTCACGAAAATTACAATGAGCAACACCAAGATATCCGTACAGAGAATGGTATTAAATATGGTGATGTAATAGAATCTGTTAACTTTGATTATGCCGCCAAGCTTACGGCGGTAAACGCATTGACCTTGGCTTCACTAGCATCTGCACCTTTAGCTCCAAAAAACGTAAAAATTGGTGGAGCCGTAAAGCCCTCAACCCGATTGCAATGGGATGCCGTTGAAGATGACAATTTGCAAGGCTATAAAGTATATTGGCGAGATACTACATCTCCACAATGGCAATATAGCCGTTTTGTGGGAAAAACAAACGACTATACCTTAAAAAATATCGTTATCGATAACTATTTGTTTGGCGTGGCAAGTGTCGGAAAAAACGGTGCCGAAAGTTTGGTGCAATTCCCCAATAAGTTGATTGGTAGAGATTAA